The Pasteuria penetrans genome segment CCGGCCCATCGTCCCCCCAGCGGCCCGGGGGGGATATACAATCTCACCCATTTTCACAACAGCAGTCTGGTGGATTGCAATCTGGACCCCACCCACAATCCCAGCCGGGGTCCCCCTCCCAGCAGAGTCAGGCGTGGGGGAATGAGTTCTCCCGGGATGCAATGTCGTTTCACGCTGATCCTCCCTATGATGCCATAAATCTTCGCAATCCCCAACAAATTCTTGTCGATCCACAAACAGGAGTTCCCAAGCCACCAGAGAGACAAATCGGTGGTATACCCGCGAGTCAGAATCACAGTGCGCACGAGCTTTTTGCTGTGCACGAGGTGTTGCATACCACGCTGAATGTGTTGGATCAGTATCTACTACTCCGTCCTCGTTCCTGTTGCCAGGAATTATCCGCCATGCTGGATCGTCAATATGCATTCCTCTGTGACGAGTATAATATGATGGTACAATGTTTTTCCACCGGACAGGACCCCGAGCATCGTACAGGTCGTTACATGATGAGGGTGAACAATCAGACCTCATTTCATCAGCAACCGATGGGAATGGCAATCCGTCGCCCGATTGCTTCCGAGAATGCTGTATCTGGGCCCCATATTGCAATTTACTCGTTGGGTATGTTGAAAAGCTTGGTGGCCCAGAAGGCGGCGGCCGTTTGTGAAATTATTCACCCAGTTATACGTAGGGTGATCTCGGATAGTTTGCCTAACAACATTGAAATGGCTTATGAATTGTACCTATATCTCAACCACCGAGGACAATATGCGGTTCCACAAATGGGTCCCCAGACCATGCAGGGCATGACGAATGCCTTTGTACAGGCTCCCCACTCACCGCGTGC includes the following:
- a CDS encoding spore coat protein produces the protein MEERPETPRHSEKGTSPSTGSHPRASSPSSQQKTHGGSSSNAFSNSPSSQQPGEWSSSPNSFTQSGEGSLGSSSPPQSGRASFSPQSGSASPSSSPPSQPGAASSNPSLSPPPQPGGVTSPGPSSPQRPGGDIQSHPFSQQQSGGLQSGPHPQSQPGSPSQQSQAWGNEFSRDAMSFHADPPYDAINLRNPQQILVDPQTGVPKPPERQIGGIPASQNHSAHELFAVHEVLHTTLNVLDQYLLLRPRSCCQELSAMLDRQYAFLCDEYNMMVQCFSTGQDPEHRTGRYMMRVNNQTSFHQQPMGMAIRRPIASENAVSGPHIAIYSLGMLKSLVAQKAAAVCEIIHPVIRRVISDSLPNNIEMAYELYLYLNHRGQYAVPQMGPQTMQGMTNAFVQAPHSPRANASVNFLQ